AACCCAGATAGAGACTTTGATCTTCCATAAATCCGGCCCCGGCCGCCCATTCCTTGAGATCCTGGGGGTCAAAGCCCATCCAGACATCCCCGCAGGAGGCGCGGGTCCATTCCTGATTGTGCAAACAAAGGTCAGCGATCACGAGGCAGCCCTGATCTTTGAGCAGCTGAGCCACCTTATGGAACGCCTGCCGCGGCGACGACATATGATGCAGGACCATATTCAAAACCACGGCATCCAGCTGGCCTCCACGGCCGTCATAACTTTCCAGCGAGGACTGCACGAAATGAATCTTGTCCTTCGCTGCGATGTGCTTGCGCGTGAGCGCCAGCATCTCTTCCGAATTATCCAGCGCCACCAGATGATCAAAGCGCCTCGATAATTCCTTCAAAAGTTCACCCTGGCCCGGGCCCACTTCCATCACCTGACTCGACCGCGGCAGGTCCATGAGATCCAGGATTTCCCGCAGATTCGGCAGATACTGGTTCAGCTCGCAGAGCATGCCCTGGTTTTCCAGGAATTTATCCGCATGCCGTTCGAAGTACTGCCGTGACTGGGCGGAACGATCCTCATAAACCGCCAGGATGCGGCGCATCGTTTCCTCGCTCAAAGCCAGCTCATCAATCGTCGCGAAGAGACTGTGCAGGAAATCATGGAATTCCAGGCCCGTCTTCAAAAGCGTCCGGCGATAGAAAATACTGTTGCCCTGACGCCTTGTGGCCAAAAGTCCGGCCTTGTGCAGTATCTTCAGATGATGACTCATCCCCGGCTGCGGCATCGCAAAGATGGTCGCCAGCTCCTGCACACCAAAAGAATCGTTGCTCAAAACCCGCATAATATCGAGGCGCAGAGGATCCGCCACGGCCTTGCAAATGGCCGCAAGGGAGCTGCTGGTCAGCGCCTGGCTGATTCGCTTCGAAGCGCTGGATGGGGCGAGCATGTTCAAATTCGATCCTTTTTGGGGTCACGCATTCGATCCTACAGACATATCGGATTCATGTCCAATCTATATTAAGGTTTTTTTATATAGAAATAGTTTGATGCTTTCAAGTCACTGAATTTATTGGAAATCAGGCAGGGTTTAGCGAGTCACGAAACAAGGGCAGTCAGGCTGCTAGGGACGGCATCCAGGCGCCGATAGTAGGTGGACGGCAGGTGAACGACGAGGCGAAAGGCACGGAAATTGGGGTCTTTTCCAGGGCTCAAAAGTTCCAGCGTGGCATCGCCTCCGGCTTCACGCAAATAAAGGCGAATGGCTTCCATGCCCATGCCGCGCCCGGAAATTTCCGTGACCGTGGCGGCGGTGCTCAGACCGGATTGAAACACGAGTTCAGCAAGCTCCTCATCCCGGGCATTGACCGGCAGGCCGTAAAGCGAGGCGCGGGAACGCAAAAGCCCCAGCGGCAGGCCGCGACCATCATCATGAAAGCTGATGCGAAGGCCTTTCGGATCCTCGGCACAGGCGATGGTTAAAGTCCCGTGAGCGGGCTTGCCCTGACGCAGGCGTTCTTCCGGTGTTTCGATGCCATGATCCAGAGCATTGCGGAGGATATGCACCATGATCTTGCGCAGAAGATTCTCGGCCGCCTGGCTGAAGAGAAAGCCCTCGGCTTCGATCGCCACATGGGGCTCCAGGCGCTTCAGATCACGGGCTATGCCGCGGACTGCACCACGGACTTCCGGGAAGAACAGCGCCACATCCTGGAAGATATGCGTCTCGATGATCGTCAAGAGTTCCTTGAGCGTCGCCATCCTGTTGAGCTGGGTGGCCAGAGGCTCAAACGCATGCAGAAGATTGGCCAGTTTTTCCAGGACCTCGCGGCCCAGGGTCGCCCCTGACTGACCTATTCCTTCGCGGCCCAGGATGCTGCGATGAATATCGCGGTACTGCGCGACCAGGGCCACCAGCTTATCATGCGCGTCCAGCAGCTCGCTCGCCTGCCAGGGCTGGGCCGGATTTTTCATGATCCTGATATAATCCTGCTCCATTTCATGCGCCATGGCACTGATCTGATTCAGTCCAAGGGTTCGAGCCGAGCCCTTGAGCGTATGCATATTGATGTAAAGGGCTTTGACCACCGCGCTCGTATTCGAGGACGGGCTGGTCATAAGTCGCCTGTTATCATTCAAAAGATTGTCCGTGGCCTCGGCAAAGATCTGAAACGTTGGCCCCGAGACGAGAAGGAGTTCCTGAATATAGACCAGAAGATTCTTCTGCTTTTCATTCTGCTCCTCGACCGCCTTCATCCGCGTATAGTCATGCAGAGTCAGCTGCAGCTTTTCCACAAGGCCCTGATTGTTCACGATCGGCGCCCAGTCGAGCTGCAGATACTTCGGCTTGTTCTCGATCATCAGCACCAGCTCGGTGACGAGCTGCACGGCATTGAATTCGAAGTTGATCAGGTCCTCGTTCAAAATCGAATCGAGCGCGGCGGTGATCCGCGATTTATCATCCGCGGTCAAAAGACTATGATCCAGCAGCAGCTCGTTCAGGGACACGCCCGCCACCTGATCCGCGCCTAGAATAACCTTCAGATGCCGCGAGTATTCATGATCGGCCACCCCAGGCGAAACAATGCCCATCACGCCTTGCGGGATGTGGTCGAGCATCGTGCGAATGTTCCGCGTCTTGCGTTCGACCTCTTCCTGAAGAGTCCTGGAGAGTCGCTGAGCAGTGCGGAAGGAGGACGCGAACAAGTCGGCGATGACCTGACTGTTGCTGAAGAGCAGGCAGACGATCCCAAACGGGGCTAAAAATATAGGGGAATCGTGAAGACCCGTGCCGATGAAAACATCATAGACCACGGTGCAGGCCATGATGAGTCCACCCACAGCAAGGTAGCCGCTGCCTTTGGCTTTATTTAAAAGCGCCCAGGCGACAATGCCGAGGTAGGTGGACGTCTGCACCAGGAGTATGGCGTTCAAGGGAATCAGAAACCTGGGGTAGAAGGTCGCAGGCGTGACGAGGCAGAAAATCAGCGATGCGACGCCGATCATAGCTTCGCATTGCAAAAGAAGCCGCAACTTGCGCAGATGGAAGGTCGCCATCGCAAACAGCGCCCCGCAGGCCCCTAGAATGCCAAGGAACCCATACTCAAATTTTCGCACAGTCTCAAAAATCAAAAGACTCGGTTCGGGGAAAAGGACATTCATGATGGTCGGACTGCTGCCCAGCATGCGAAAGAGGATACTGGCACTGAAGACGCTCAGCACCAGCGAGGCTTTGTCTTCGTTGCGATGCAGAAAAAGACCGAAATGATACATCATCATCGCGAAGATCGCGCCGACAGCGAGGGCCTCGGACAGAAACAGGATGCGATGACGCCTTGAGATCAATTCATAGGATCCCAGCTGCGGTGAGGTCCAAAGTCCGCCCCACGGATAATGAAAACCACTGAGGTGAATGACAAGATAATAGTGTCCGCTGCCATCAGCCCGCCACAGTCCAACAGGAGAGGCCACCTGAGGAATGGAATCGTCCGGGCTGGTCCCGACCTTGCCTACGCTCAGGAGCATTTCCATAGGCACCGAGCGCTCCACATCCAGAGCAAAGACCCGGTATGCCGTATCCCCACGCACGTTCAATCCAAGGTTCTGAAAGGGTGGCCGCAGATTTTTGAACTCAAGCACGAAGGTTCCCCAGGTCTGGGGATCCAGATTTTTACCCGAGGCATCCACATAGGCATCAACGCCGGCAGGGACCTTGACCAGAAGACCTTGCTCCAGACTGAAATCGGGTGACCGCAGTCGATCCTCGCTCAAAAACTCCCGTGGAAAAAATCGCCATTCGCCGCTAAGAGCATGCGCCTCTTCCCAGTGCATGGACGCAAAATCCACCGTCC
This region of Oligoflexus sp. genomic DNA includes:
- a CDS encoding 7TM diverse intracellular signaling domain-containing protein; the protein is MDFASMHWEEAHALSGEWRFFPREFLSEDRLRSPDFSLEQGLLVKVPAGVDAYVDASGKNLDPQTWGTFVLEFKNLRPPFQNLGLNVRGDTAYRVFALDVERSVPMEMLLSVGKVGTSPDDSIPQVASPVGLWRADGSGHYYLVIHLSGFHYPWGGLWTSPQLGSYELISRRHRILFLSEALAVGAIFAMMMYHFGLFLHRNEDKASLVLSVFSASILFRMLGSSPTIMNVLFPEPSLLIFETVRKFEYGFLGILGACGALFAMATFHLRKLRLLLQCEAMIGVASLIFCLVTPATFYPRFLIPLNAILLVQTSTYLGIVAWALLNKAKGSGYLAVGGLIMACTVVYDVFIGTGLHDSPIFLAPFGIVCLLFSNSQVIADLFASSFRTAQRLSRTLQEEVERKTRNIRTMLDHIPQGVMGIVSPGVADHEYSRHLKVILGADQVAGVSLNELLLDHSLLTADDKSRITAALDSILNEDLINFEFNAVQLVTELVLMIENKPKYLQLDWAPIVNNQGLVEKLQLTLHDYTRMKAVEEQNEKQKNLLVYIQELLLVSGPTFQIFAEATDNLLNDNRRLMTSPSSNTSAVVKALYINMHTLKGSARTLGLNQISAMAHEMEQDYIRIMKNPAQPWQASELLDAHDKLVALVAQYRDIHRSILGREGIGQSGATLGREVLEKLANLLHAFEPLATQLNRMATLKELLTIIETHIFQDVALFFPEVRGAVRGIARDLKRLEPHVAIEAEGFLFSQAAENLLRKIMVHILRNALDHGIETPEERLRQGKPAHGTLTIACAEDPKGLRISFHDDGRGLPLGLLRSRASLYGLPVNARDEELAELVFQSGLSTAATVTEISGRGMGMEAIRLYLREAGGDATLELLSPGKDPNFRAFRLVVHLPSTYYRRLDAVPSSLTALVS
- a CDS encoding metalloregulator ArsR/SmtB family transcription factor — translated: MLAPSSASKRISQALTSSSLAAICKAVADPLRLDIMRVLSNDSFGVQELATIFAMPQPGMSHHLKILHKAGLLATRRQGNSIFYRRTLLKTGLEFHDFLHSLFATIDELALSEETMRRILAVYEDRSAQSRQYFERHADKFLENQGMLCELNQYLPNLREILDLMDLPRSSQVMEVGPGQGELLKELSRRFDHLVALDNSEEMLALTRKHIAAKDKIHFVQSSLESYDGRGGQLDAVVLNMVLHHMSSPRQAFHKVAQLLKDQGCLVIADLCLHNQEWTRASCGDVWMGFDPQDLKEWAAGAGFMEDQSLYLGLKNGFQIQLKLFRLRKGTDDVQS